One Scomber scombrus chromosome 4, fScoSco1.1, whole genome shotgun sequence genomic region harbors:
- the tmc1 gene encoding transmembrane channel-like protein 1 codes for MPRDKLITSENDGAEDDVSTFQEENEQEKSRRKRRNNDREKKKKGNGRRKGASRAGEGEEELQEIGEKKERGRRRRAKNDGDEKGRERDEEEQAKIKGDRTAKTKKKLKNENRRKKEEEEVEEEEDGQAEDGNAKGKKKHGSAKKEEKGEGGGKHTVKEKAKKKKKHKKVVEMSSEQETSDEEDVNEEEDNEEKVVRPESLSPEELEKLKEAVDERKKLMQGLRGKPWPMKKKLTTLRESQEFVEKYEGALGKGKGRKLYAYKVMMTKKWMKFQRDFENFKTACIPWEMKIKEIESHFGSSVASYFIFLRWMYGINMILFSLTFGLVMVPEALMGRPYGSIPRKTVPRADEASAMDFAVLWDFGGYAQYSVLFYGYYNNQRAIGWLKFRMPLSYFLVGVGTVAYSYMVVIRRMARNANESGVGDDNSFNFSWKMFTSWDYLIGNPETADNKFASITTSFKEAILEEQENRKDDNIHLTRFLRVLANFLVLCCLAGSGYLIYFVVRRSQKFALDGIENHSWWERNEVNMVMSLLGMFCPMLFDVISALENYHPRVALQWQLGRIFALFLGNLYTFIIALMDEINLKREEEKVIKFNVTAWEASLYNGTVSENSTASPIFIHPADVLRGPCWETMVGQEFVRLIISDTMTTYITLLIGDFLRAVLVRFLNYCWCWDLEAGFPSYSEFDVSGNVLGLIFNQGMIWMGAFYAPCLPALNVLRLHVSMYLQCWAVMCCNVPQERVFKASGSNNFYMAMLLVILFLSTLPAIYTIVTIPPSFDCGPFSGKNRMFDVIQETLESDFPAWFSKIFSYASNPGLVLPFILLMVLAIYYLQSTSKSYKEANVELKKKLQTQNEENKKKNKRAALKAAMDLEEARKAALEQQKNNNASLQDHEGGEENHGSSQRLYHSKNGRNPPTSVGYQERQLPATRAPVRRTHHHGNHGAPGYLPGFTRQSEPRMYRVPSLQRH; via the exons ATGCCCCGGGACAAGCTGATCACCTCTGAGAATGACG GTGCCGAGGATGACGTTTCCACGTTTCAAGAGGAAAATGAGCAGGAAAAAAGCAGACGAAAAAGAAGGAATAacgacagagagaaaaagaagaagggaaatggaaggagaaaaggagctTCTAGAGCAGGAGAAGGTGAAGAGGAATTGCAAGAGATaggtgagaaaaaagaaaggggcaGGAGAAGGAGGGCAAAGAATGATGGAGATgaaaaggggagggagagagatgaagaggagcaggCCAAAATAAAGGGTGACAGGACAGCAAAAACTAAGAAGaaactaaaaaatgaaaacagaagaaaaaaggaggaggaggaggttgaggaggaggaagacggaCAAGCTGAAGATGGAAATgccaaaggaaaaaagaaacatggaagtgccaaaaaagaagagaaaggagagggtgGTGGCAAACATACAGTGAAAGAgaaagcaaagaagaagaagaagcacaaGAAAGTAGTCGAGATGAG TTCAGAACAGGAAACAAGTGATGAGGAAGATGTCAATGAAGAAGAGGACAATGAGGAGAAAGTGGTGAGGCCGGAGTCCCTTTCACCAGAGGAGCTGGAGAAGCTGAAGGAGGCGGtagatgagaggaaaaaactGATGCAAGGTCTCAGGGGGAAGCCCTGGCCCATGAAAAAGAAACTCACAACATTAAG AGAGTCTCAGGAGTTTGTGGAGAAATACGAGGGAGCTTTGGGTAAAGGGAAAGGCAGGAAGCTCTATGCATACAAGGTCATGATGACCAAG aaatggaTGAAGTTTCAACGGGACTTTGAAAACTTCAAAACTGCCTGCATTCCATGGGAGATGAAAATCAAAGAGATTGAAA GTCATTTTGGCTCCTCAGTTGCCTCTTACTTTATCTTCCTGAGGTGGATGTATGGCATCAACATGATCTTGTTCAGTCTGACCTTTGGCCTGGTCATGGTACCGGAG GCATTAATGGGGCGACCCTATGGCAGCATCCCAAGAAAGACGGTCCCAAGGGCTGACGAGGCCAGTGCCATGGACTTTGCTGTCTTATGGGACTTTGGA GGTTACGCCCAGTATTCAGTCCTCTTCTATGGTTACTACAACAATCAGCGTGCCATTGGCTGGCTCAAGTTCCGTATGCCACTGTCTTACTTCTTAGTTGGTGTGGGCACAGTGGCCTATAGCTACATGGTGGTCATCAGAAG GATGGCCCGTAATGCGAACGAGTCAGGAGTTGGAGATGATAACAGCTTTAATTTCAGCTGGAAGATGTTCACTAGCTGGGACTACTTGATAGGAAACCCTGAAACTGCAGACAATAAGTTCGCCTCCATCACCACCAGCTTCAAG GAGGCCATCTTAGAGGAGCAAGAAAACCGAAAGGATGACAACATCCATCTGACTCGTTTCCTGCGGGTGCTGGCCAACTTCTTGGTCTTGTGCTGCTTAGCAGGAAGTGGATACCTCATCTACTTTGTAGTGCGTCGCTCTCAAAAGTTTGCCCTCGATGGGATTGAGAATCACAGCTGGTGGGAAAGGAATGAG GTGAACATGGTCATGTCATTACTGGGGATGTTCTGCCCCATGCTGTTTGACGTCATCAGCGCCCTGGAGAATTACCACCCCCGTGTCGCCCTGCAGTGGCAGCTGGGTCGCATATTTGCTCTCTTCTTGGGAAATCTCTACACCTTCATCATTGCACTCATGGATGAAATCAACCTCAAA agggaagaggaaaaagTCATAAAGTTTAATGTCACCGCATGGGAAGCCAGTCTTTACAATGGTACTGTATCAGAAAACAGCACTGCGTCACCCATCTTTATCCACCCTGCTGATGTGCTCAGGGGGCCCTGCTGGGAGACCATGGTGGGgcag GAGTTTGTGCGGCTTATCATATCTGATACCATGACAACCTACATCACACTGCTGATTGGTGATTTTTTGAGAGCGGTGCTTGTTCGTTTTCTCAACTACTGCTGGTGCTGGGACCTGGAGGCTGGATTC CCATCGTACTCTGAGTTTGATGTCAGTGGGAACGTCCTAGGCCTGATCTTCAATCAAGGAATGATATG GATGGGTGCTTTCTATGCCCCCTGCCTGCCTGCCCTGAATGTCCTCCGACTCCACGTTTCCATGTACCTGCAGTGTTGGGCAGTGATGTGCTGCAATGTGCCACAGGAAAGAGTCTTCAAAGCTTCTGGCTCCAATAACTTCTACATGGCCATGCTGCTGGTAATCCTCTTCCTGTCCACTCTGCCTGCCATCTACACCATCGTCACCATCCCCCCGTCATTTGACTGTGGGCCCTTCAG TGGCAAGAATCGTATGTTTGATGTGATTCAAGAGACGTTGGAATCGGACTTCCCAGCCTGGTTTAGTAAAATATTCAGCTATGCCTCCAACCCTGGACTGGTGCTACCTTTCATATTGCTTATGGT GCTGGCTATTTATTACCTGCAATCCACATCTAAAAGCTACAAAGAAGCTAATGTGGAACTGAAGAAGAAACTACAAACA CAAAATGaagagaacaagaagaagaacaagcgAGCAGCATTGAAGGCTGCAATGGATTTAGAGGAGGCCAGAAAAGCTGCATTAGAACAACAAAAGAACAATAATGCTTCACTACAAGATCATGAAG GTGGGGAAGAAAACCATGGCAGCAGTCAGAGGTTGTACCACAGTAAGAATGGACGCAACCCACCTACTTCTGTTGGATACCAAGAGCGTCAACTTCCAGCCACCAGAGCCCCTGTCCGCAGGActcatcaccatggcaaccacgGGGCTCCTGGATACCTGCCCGGTTTCACTCGACAGAGTGAACCAAGGATGTACAGGGTGCCGAGCCTGCAGAGACACTGA